In Lodderomyces elongisporus chromosome 1, complete sequence, a genomic segment contains:
- a CDS encoding uncharacterized protein (BUSCO:EOG09260WCZ): MADDSSYTPDLSLQDDGTINLNDDLPTGSEHSSQLNLGGEYSSTPKSSLQLHRVQDSAQGYGHNHAQSLMSQSMSRRPSDSFASLSNSRRSLDSESVLSTGTFYNAEDEEQKNDEYSPLRPNSIYELTIGSDVARRRRRRMPKTSVTLHGGTTTINNINTPTKKDIPQIQLERLKRKVSNKTIEHKLINDVATEYKKYEQSYKSLTEESLRKLAQVTQDGQLSASSSMENFEQSQLQSQQQSQQQSQQQEKDGVPLTDIPEVFLDPDLKLDDPRIFNQVLEDSDLKLDEEELIVNDTALQDKLSHYLDLVEVNLVREIEKSSETFFDAIGDIESIRKKSEACVEDYNKLVTSLSLLEQKQAKQGLKVLQKMIERQNAVTLENSVLQLQHVMDIFQKANKSFQTNNYNDCLNEIVAVENLIMGVPFSHVTDETVKRIYPDMPVIDLQSVPALIHLRNDLQVLKTDCFKTYTEEFIELLLNDLRTHYKKVPTSDTLNRMYVNRDKSRKYASKPTNMSYLQVDDSVKQQLKSFVENLIKSGEVTNAYAIYQNRFITEIKEVIKQNLPTSSSAVGADSSQPSVEGTPVPNSNSDGRQQLSTSANPASQPSNAMSANIKVLTPNEFEEMLCQTYAQLSECLRRLTVHQKLLLDIALTSIPPSEDINIMALDITKAIHKAIELTQIRIMKVISVRSEQTADLPAPLYLRLYSITSAYLQECELINPAFSFSGAGNVLSEWFQNHITYFVHRLHVNAFKSMMNSCLKETWKVCDNLKGINQAQSALDEVIGYSDFLQSGGAKGFSGDEWLKYFDFYKDIDNGETDAATEDVLEGTKRNILSIANQEFMVPNLAIVVSNHLKGYAIAAKAFPSFAPTIGSNLLTYFKDLNSKTSQAVLGAGATRSAGLKHITTKHLALCIRFIEFNIALLQGIKGAFPDTRQQDDEDNLSFAKMISNYKDHETELFAKIITIMQDRTVAGCTKLLSIDWSVSIKHPQQCHGYMEDLVRDTTTVAKVLMRYLPELKYSLILSQIFDSYKRLLVESYCTKLPSFKDFNEKHNLLRDIDYFRVKLGDLPGYGNSGQVIWENVNSMPTEEDIQMEEKMRHNADIERKSHEATPTPLPGPSQAPASTTIPAKSRLSFERLVSSARSSFERSPAPVNEVVATEPSMNNGDEFHNNVNDPDNLGNEVKSSNGSNSVTNGSVQPQDDNKKTVETVVNNLKTDAPEVVGGPNPNDKEVTVLFEAKEKVGQENSGEVDHTESNAISKNKEPDNNGVNSSTESLKSLSLEKSSSPVTTSAEVEESVEVEKDDVEPTGLHIDEKTSNLGIDICQNDLKQKESLDKEPTKQTEFKDPDIEVSDGNNIKDSEPIENESTDDKPVEDETVGKESIADKVNGVDFAKVDSTEIEDAGADNEITYNESLGTLDNTEIKQSNVDETSGNELKADTGDVGVVNSEQVAGLPSTTESVVESDVEAKNESSGATHSIDNETLVQNDISSAKSEAEVEQQEQQEQQQQQQQQQMSTKGLGHTANNKSKAKNKKKNSRKKKK; encoded by the coding sequence ATGGCAGATGATTCATCTTATACCCCAGACCTATCATTACAAGACGATGGGACAATCAACCTCAATGATGATCTTCCAACTGGATCAGAACATTCGTCCCAATTGAATTTAGGAGGAGAATACTCCAGCACACCCAAATCTAGTCTACAACTTCATAGGGTTCAAGATCTGGCACAAGGATATGGTCACAACCACGCGCAATCGCTAATGCTGCAGCTGATGCTGCGGCGACCATCAGACTCATTTGCTTCTTTATCGAACAGTAGACGAAGTTTAGATAGTGAGAGTGTGCTTCTGACAGGTACATTTTATAATGCTGAGGacgaagaacaaaaaaacgaTGAGTACTCGCCGTTGAGACCGAACTCCATATATGAACTCACAATTGGTTCGGATGTTGCTCGGCGAAGGCGACGTCGCATGCCAAAAACCTCTGTTACCTTGCATGGgggaacaacaacaattaatAACATCAACACTCCTACCAAGAAGGATATACCACAAATTCAACTTGAGCGATTGAAGAGAAAGGTTTCCAACAAAACGATTGAGCACAAATTGATCAACGATGTTGCGACAGAATACAAAAAGTACGAACAAAGCTACAAGTCCCTCACAGAAGAGTCGCTCAGGAAACTTGCACAAGTGACTCAAGATGGACAGCTTTCGGCGTCTTCTTCGATGGAAAATTTTGAACAGCTGCAAttacaactgcaacaacaactgcaacaacaactgcaacaacaagaaaaagacggTGTACCTCTAACTGATATACCCGAAGTATTTTTAGATCCGGATCTCAAATTAGACGATCCGCGCATATTTAATCAAGTATTGGAAGACTCAGATTTGAAActagatgaagaagaacttATTGTCAATGATACAGCATTGCAAGACAAACTTTCGCATTACTTGGACTTGGTTGAGGTGAATCTAGTTcgagaaattgaaaaatctTCAGAAACTTTTTTTGATGCAATAGGAGATATAGAAAGTATTAGAAAGAAATCAGAAGCTTGCGTTGAAGATTACAACAAATTAGTAACATCATTATCGCTATTGGAACAAAAGCAAGCCAAGCAAGGTCTTAAagtgttgcaaaagatgATTGAAAGACAAAATGCAGTGACGTTGGAAAACTCTGTACTTCAGCTCCAGCACGTTATGgatattttccaaaaggCAAATAAATCTTTTCAAACTAACAACTACAATGACTGCCTAAATGAAATTGTTGCAGTCGAAAATCTCATTATGGGAGTGCCTTTCTCGCATGTAACAGATGAGACTGTGAAGAGGATCTATCCCGATATGCCTGTGATTGATCTTCAATCGGTGCCGGCGTTGATTCATTTGCGCAATGACCTACAAGTGCTCAAGACTGACTGCTTCAAAACTTATACCGAAGAATTTATTGAATTACTCTTGAATGATTTGAGAACACATTACAAGAAAGTTCCAACTTCGGATACTTTGAACAGAATGTACGTCAATAGAGACAAACTGCGCAAGTATGCCTCAAAACCGACTAATATGTCATATCTCCAAGTTGATGATTCAGTTAAGCAGCAGTTAAAGAGCTTCGTAGAGAACCTTATCAAGTCTGGTGAAGTTACTAATGCATATGCAATCTATCAGAATCGTTTTATAACTGAAATCAAAGAAGTAATCAAACAGAATTTGCCAACAAGCTCTTCTGCTGTTGGAGCCGATTCGTCTCAGCCATCCGTTGAAGGTACTCCCGTTccaaactcaaattctgatggTAGACAACAGTTGTCAACTTCCGCAAACCCCGCTTCTCAACCTCTGAATGCAATGAGCGCAAATATAAAAGTATTGACCCCAAACgaatttgaagaaatgtTGTGCCAAACTTATGCACAGCTCTCTGAGTGTTTGCGTAGGTTGACAGTGCATCAAAAGCTCTTGCTTGATATTGCATTGACAAGCATACCTCCTAGTGAAGATATCAATATAATGGCATTGGATATCACAAAGGCAATCCACAAGGCCATTGAGTTAACTCAGATTAGGATCATGAAAGTTATTAGCGTGAGACTGGAACAAACAGCTGATTTACCTGCACCGCTTTATCTAAGACTTTACTCGATTACATCAGCATATTTGCAAGAATGCGAGTTAATAAACCCGGCATTTAGCTTTAGTGGCGCCGGTAACGTTTTAAGTGAGTGGTTTCAGAATCACATTACATACTTTGTGCACCGTTTGCATGTTAATGCGTTTAAATCGATGATGAATAGTTGTTTGAAAGAGACCTGGAAAGTATGCGATAACTTAAAAGGTATAAACCAAGCACAATCTGCTCTTGATGAAGTCATTGGCTATTCAGATTTTTTGCAATCTGGTGGTGCCAAAGGGTTTTCTGGAGATGAGTGGTTGaaatattttgatttttacAAAGATATAGACAATGGTGAGACTGATGCTGCAACCGAGGATGTACTTGAAGGAACAAAGCGGAATATTTTATCAATTGCAAATCAAGAGTTTATGGTACCCAATTTGgcaattgttgtttctaACCATCTTAAAGGTTATGCAATTGCCGCTAAGGCATTTCCAAGCTTTGCACCAACTATTGGATCCAATCTTTTAACCTACTTTAAAGATCTCAATTCGAAAACATCGCAAGCAGTGCTTGGTGCTGGTGCAACAAGATCCGCTGGTCTAAAACATATCACAACCAAACACTTAGCATTGTGTATTCGGTTCATCGAGTTCAATATAGCATTACTTCAGGGCATAAAAGGTGCATTTCCCGATACCAGGCAACAAGATGACGAAGACAATCTATCGTTTGCAAAAATGATTAGCAACTATAAGGATCATGAAACAGAGCTTTTTGCCAAAATTATCACCATAATGCAAGATAGAACTGTTGCTGGCTGTACAAAATTATTGAGCATTGACTGGTCAGTGTCTATAAAACACCCGCAGCAATGCCATGGATACATGGAAGATCTTGTACGTGATACAACCACTGTAGCCAAAGTTTTGATGCGATACTTACCCGAACTCAAGTATTCGCTTATTTTACTGCAAATCTTTGACAGTTATAAACGACTTCTTGTGGAAAGTTACTGTACCAAGCTTCCTTCATTTAAGGACTTTAATGAGAAACACAATCTTTTGAGAGATATTGATTATTTCAGGGTTAAATTGGGTGATCTACCCGGCTATGGGAATTCGGGACAAGTCATTTGGGAAAACGTAAACCTGATGCCAACCGAGGAGGATATTCAAATGGAGGAAAAAATGAGACACAATGCTGATATAGAGAGAAAACTGCATGAAGCAACACCCACACCTTTGCCTGGTCCATCTCAAGCTCCAGCATCAACGACCATACCTGCCAAATCGAGACTTAGTTTTGAGCGGTTGGTGTCTTCTGCTAGAAGCTCTTTTGAGCGCTCTCCAGCGCCTGTAAATGAAGTGGTTGCAACGGAACCATCGATGAATAATGGGGATGAATTTCACAACAATGTCAATGACCCAGACAATTTAGGTAATGAAGTGAAATCTAGTAATGGTAGCAATAGTGTGACAAACGGCTCAGTTCAGCCTCAGGATGATAACAAGAAGACGGTGGAGACAGTTgtaaacaatttgaaaactGATGCTCCAGAAGTTGTTGGAGGACCAAATCCCAATGATAAAGAGGTAACTGTGTTGTTTgaggcaaaagaaaaggttgGACAAGAAAACAGTGGTGAGGTAGACCACACTGAATCTAATGCcatttcaaaaaacaaagagccTGATAATAACGGAGTTAATTCGTCGACGGAGTCTCTCAAATCACTTTCCCTTGAGAAGCTGCTGAGTCCAGTAACTACTTCTGCGGAAGTTGAAGAGCTGGTAGAGGTGGAAAAAGACGATGTTGAGCCCACTGGATTGCATATTGACGAGAAAACGTCTAATCTTGGTATTGATATTTGCCAAAATGAtttaaagcaaaaagagagTTTAGATAAAGAACCTACTAAACAAACTGAATTTAAAGATCCTGATATAGAAGTATCTGATGGCAACAATATTAAAGATTCTGAACctattgaaaatgaatcaACCGATGACAAGCCAGTAGAAGATGAGACAGTTGGCAAAGAATCTATTGCAGATAAAGTCAACGGAGTGGATTTTGCCAAAGTTGATTCTactgaaattgaagatgcCGGAGCAGATAACGAGATAACGTATAATGAATCTTTGGGCACATTAGATAATACTGAAATCAAGCAAAGcaatgttgatgaaacAAGTGGGAACGAGCTAAAAGCAGATACAGGTGATGTTGGTGTAGTGAATTCCGAACAGGTTGCAGGCTTACCTTCAACCACTGAACTGGTTGTTGAAAGTGACGTTGAGGCCAAAAATGAGTCATCAGGTGCCACACATTCGATTGATAATGAAACACTAGTGCAAAACGACATTTCTAGTGCAAAATCAGAGGCTGAAGTGGAAcaacaagagcaacaagagcagcagcagcagcagcagcagcagcaaatgTCTACTAAGGGATTAGGGCATACGGCGAACAATAAATCCAAAGCtaaaaataagaagaaaaacctgagaaagaaaaagaaatag
- the MRI1 gene encoding S-methyl-5-thioribose-1-phosphate isomerase gives MSKESRTLQAIKFDRQNVTLDILDQLVLPYSTTYISIKSIDDAYNAIKSMQVRGAPAIAIVGAFAIVVDIYNNLKSKDGNSSIGDLQTSLQHLLRSRPTAVNLANAINDIEQILCSYETSEVLNESIYKQIFDYATRLYDDDLANNHKIGENGLKYIVESLKQENFKGPFSIITICNTGSLATSGHGTALGIIRSTYAKLHKEVSGEDFFLDHVYPCETRPYNQGAKLTTYELDYEKIPFTLICDNMVSSLIQTLKNEKKDVHGKTSPVKFIIVGADRIVRNGDAANKIGTFQLATIAQYFNSAQDTKIKFIVAAPRTTIDLNTETGDEIKIEERPHKELTTLVGPVLNGSEVGDKITVGIATPGITVWNPAFDVTPHGLIDSIITEDPIAYVKDKNGNYNLT, from the coding sequence atgtCTAAAGAGTCACGAACTTTGCAAGCTATAAAGTTTGATCGACAGAATGTAACCCTCGACATTCTTGATCAGCTTGTGCTCCCATATTCCACAACTTACATTTCCATCAAAAGCATAGATGATGCATATAATGCAATCAAGTCCATGCAGGTTCGTGGTGCACCAGCAATTGCCATAGTTGGTGCCtttgcaattgttgttgatatatataataattTAAAGTCCAAAGATGGCAATTCCTCAATAGGTGATTTGCAAACGTCATTACAACATTTGCTCAGATCCAGACCAACTGCTGTCAACTTGGCAAATGCAATTAATGACATTGAACAAATCCTTTGTAGTTATGAAACCTCAGAAGTATTAAATGAATCCATTTACAAACAAATTTTCGATTATGCAACAAGATTATACGACGATGATCTTGCAAACAATCACAAGATTGGTGAAAATGGATTGAAATATATTGTTGAATCTCTCAAGCAAGAAAATTTCAAGGGTCCCTTTTCAATCATAACTATTTGCAATACGGGATCACTTGCAACATCGGGTCACGGGACAGCATTGGGAATTATTAGATCCACTTATGCCAAACTTCACAAGGAAGTTTCAGGAGAGGACTTCTTCTTGGACCATGTTTACCCTTGTGAGACACGACCATACAATCAAGGCGCCAAGCTTACTACTTACGAGTTGGACTATGAAAAAATACCGTTTACCTTGATCTGTGACAATATGGTCTCCTCGCTTATTCAAACActtaaaaatgaaaagaaagatgtgCATGGTAAAACCTCACCAGTTAAGTTTATAATTGTTGGGGCAGATAGAATCGTAAGGAATGGTGACGCAGCAAATAAGATTGGAACTTTCCAGTTGGCTACTATAGCTCAATATTTCAACTCAGCTCAAGACACAAAGATTAAATTCATTGTGGCTGCTCCAAGGACAACTATTGACTTGAATACAGAAACCGGAGATGAGATTaagattgaagaaagaCCACACAAGGAATTGACGACACTTGTTGGCCCAGTATTGAACGGCCTGGAAGTCGGCGACAAAATTACTGTGGGAATTGCGACACCGGGAATTACCGTTTGGAATCCAGCATTCGATGTGACGCCACATGGTCTTATTGACAGTATCATAACCGAAGACCCAATAGCTTACgtcaaagacaaaaatgGAAACTACAATTTGACTTga
- the PEX12 gene encoding ubiquitin-protein ligase peroxin 12, with protein MEYYSSLDASQLDSERPTLFELISANQLESLLSPSLRYILVYYASKYPRYLLKLNNNFDELNLFFRSFIEWYFLTYWQGSFTENFYGLKRVNQTPLSQGEYNASRLTQIVPSMIEERRQLTGLQKFVSIFEVTGVAFFSEKLNYCYEVWHTKYITNQLNTHESLSRRENVKIQIKRKFVEIYPYLQSGYRLANFVTTLMYLSGSTKSPTVLTYLFKMNYSRLNQYDYDKNEPKEKNLKEASNKPNRVAPPTTLEFILSLLDKRIRHPTWKLIKFVLGTFFPVAIFSLKFLEWWNNSGFSEKLLKNQGNALTFTLPPPSSLTAALRKDKAEREKTKLGNSLKAGKVIKSTETAVPTQRRSYKSGKFCPLCKKEITNPAIIETGYVFDYSCIYNYLEKSHIVVSKKAHIKKELAADARKADDEGDHENESESESESESESESESESENESESLNTNEGVLKSEKPTIEDNIVIDINKGGRCPITGRKLLGCKWNPLTNEWQIEGIRRLIF; from the coding sequence ATGGAGTATTACTCATCTTTAGATGCATCACAGCTTGATTCAGAGAGACCAACCTTGTTTGAGTTGATTTCTGCGAACCAATTAGAGTCCTTGTTATCACCGTCGTTGAGATATATATTAGTCTACTATGCTAGCAAATATCCGAGGTATTTACTAAagctcaacaacaactttgaTGAGctcaatttattttttagaAGTTTTATTGAATGGTACTTTTTAACATATTGGCAAGGTTCATTTACGGAAAATTTTTATGGACTCAAACGAGTCAACCAAACCCCACTCTCACAAGGGGAATACAATGCCAGTAGGTTGACGCAGATTGTACCCTCAATGATTGAAGAGAGACGGCAGTTGACAGGTTTGCAGAAATTTGTTTCGATTTTCGAAGTTACTGGTGTCGCATTCTTTCTGGAGAAATTGAATTATTGTTACGAGGTGTGGCATACAAAGTATATCACCAATCAATTAAACACACACGAGTCGTTACTGAGGAGAGAAAATGTCAAGATACAGATTAAGCGGAAATTTGTCGAAATATATCCCTATCTTCAGAGCGGTTACCGTTTAGCAAATTTTGTTACGACATTGATGTATTTGAGTGGATCGACCAAGTCACCAACAGTTCTTACATATTTGTTCAAGATGAATTATTCTCGATTAAATCAATATGACTATGACAAGAATGAGCCAAAGGAGAAGAATTTGAAAGAAGCATCAAATAAGCCTAATAGAGTAGCACCACCAACCACTCTTGAGTTTATACTAAGTCTTTTGGATAAAAGAATCAGACACCCCACATGgaaattgatcaaattcGTGCTCGGTACTTTTTTTCCGGTGGCGATCTTCTCATTGAAGTTTCTTGAATGGTGGAATAATTCAGGGTTTTCAGAGAAATTACTAAAAAACCAGGGTAATGCCTTGACATTTACCTTGCCACCACCTTCTTCTCTTACTGCAGCTCTCCGAAAAGATAAAGctgagagagaaaaaacaaagttggGAAATTCACTCAAGGCAGGAAAAGTCATAAAATCAACGGAAACAGCTGTGCCTACACAAAGACGATCATACAAATCAGGAAAGTTTTGTCCGTtgtgcaaaaaagaaattaccAATCCGGCCATAATAGAGACAGGCTATGTATTTGATTACTCCTGCATTTATAATTATCTTGAGAAATCGCACATTGTGGTGTCTAAAAAGGCACATATCAAAAAGGAATTGGCAGCAGATGCTAGGAAAGCTGACGACGAAGGCGACCATGAAAACGAAAGTGAAAGTGAGagtgaaagtgaaagtgagagtgaaagtgaaagtgaaagtgaGAATGAGAGTGAGAGTTTGAATACAAATGAAGGAGTCCTTAAACTGGAAAAGCCAACGATAGAGGACAATATAGTTATCGATATTAACAAGGGGGGTCGATGTCCCATAACTGGAAGAAAATTGTTGGGATGTAAATGGAATCCACTCACTAATGAGTGGCAGATTGAAGGCATCAGAAGACTTATATTTTAG
- the NOT3 gene encoding CCR4-NOT core subunit, producing the protein MEGLSDFNYHYERYESLTSTEDDSDNQREKEKLANDLKREIKKLQKFREQIKHWLSNDAVNTLGPVGTSYSGKLLENKSTIEDAMEIYKSVEKQTKLKTFSNQSIMMTFIDSANGEEEEEDSDEFESSEDEDESEYDDLSPEAVESIRFFKDAISQLKEQIEKSTHEFDKLASKKVRKNNSSTIEAKKEKIQATIANSKFHQKKLRKLIRLLKNGMVIEFNLIFALKGDIEEYLNTNGDYEFTKDTELYDDIFNQIAAGDEDYSEIHDDQSTQPTSEDSSGTVFDKNGHATKASSTTPTANSAATTTTTTTTTTNAQSHGGNSSSHLQHGNTKPLSSHHQQQPNSSSTAAASASANTTTSSSSQQSVPPQSSPEMASPAIVRTLRPASTPSKPVGGLKWSAAAAVGIPEPAEKAVPESEKEKSSSVEPESSSNSNNNNNNNNNNNNNNSNNNINNNSNNNNKNSNNNNSNNTSSATTAANASTTSTVVKEESIPYEPLVLEDLDADKYKSIISNSPLSKTELNLFSDMKLVRVPPGIQDLAISFASKRNNDEFKILVDSNDFNQYTTPIYKPYLPNIVQPKYYSQFTNFSFKHPMQLSKFQSSWNRVRAFYGFESLVKEIQTLTLQDSPESNSLVSEMTFVLFYGFYYGLTPAENLIAEHCLFELGWKPYKAQLDASSTKSNSISRSASPDGSLKDSSQSNQYFYWFKRLKLISPGDQQLQQQQQKQQFPLDTNRTFHTGFEIGDYQVFDLSFWELFVKYGYKFEYSSCQMEPSQKLF; encoded by the exons ATGG AGGGACTACTGGACTTCAATTACCACTATGAGCGGTACGAGAGTCTAACAAGTACTGAAGATGATTCAGACAATCAAAGGGAAAAGGAGAAACTAGCGAATGACTTAAAGAGGGAGATAAAGAAACTACAAAAGTTCCGAGAACAGATTAAACATTGGCTACTGAATGATGCAGTCAACACCTTGGGCCCAGTTGGAACATCGTATAGTGGGAAACTTTTGGAGAATAAGAGTACAATAGAGGATGCTATGGAGATTTACAAATCGGTTGAGAAGCAAACTAAGCTCAAGACATTTTCCAACCAGTCTATTATGATGACATTTATTGATAGCGCGAATggcgaagaagaagaggaagataGCGATGAGTTTGAAAGTAGTGAGGATGAGGACGAAAGTGAATACGATGATCTTTCACCAGAGGCAGTGGAATCAATTAGATTCTTTAAGGACGCTATAAGTCAGCTAAAGgagcaaattgaaaagtctACTCATGAGTTTGATAAGCTAGCGAGCAAAAAAGTGAGAAAAAATAACTCATCAACGATTGAAgccaaaaaggaaaagatcCAGGCTACAATTGCAAATAGCAAATTTcatcaaaagaaattgagaaaGTTGATTCGATTGTTGAAGAACGGAATGGTTATTGAATTTAATCTCATCTTTGCCTTGAAAGGTGACATTGAAGAGTACTTGAACACTAATGGAGACTATGAGTTTACCAAAGATACAGAGTTGTATGACGATATCTTTAACCAAATTGCCGCAGGGGATGAAGATTATTCTGAGATCCACGACGATCAATCCACGCAACCTACCCTGGAGGACAGCAGTGGGACTGTTTTCGACAAAAATGGACATGCCACTAAAGCTCTGTCAACAACCCCAACAGCAAATTCAGcagctacaacaacaacaacaacaaccacaacaacaaatgcaCAGTCACATGGCGGCAATTCATCCAGTCATCTTCAGCATGGTAATACAAAACCTTTGTCGTCtcaccatcaacaacaaccaaactCCTCATCCACGGCCGCAGCTTCCGCCAGCGCCAACACTACAACTTCGCTGCTGTCTCAACAAAGCGTACCGCCTCAATCTAGCCCCGAGATGGCATCACCTGCAATTGTAAGAACTTTGCGTCCAGCTTCAACCCCGTCAAAGCCTGTGGGTGGACTCAAGTGGTCAGCAGCAGCCGCTGTTGGTATTCCTGAGCCAGCAGAGAAAGCTGTTCCCGAatcagaaaaagagaagagctCTTCGGTTGAACCTGAGTCCAgcagcaatagcaacaataacaataacaataacaacaataacaataacaataacagtaacaataatatcaataacaacagcaataataacaacaagaatagcaacaataacaacagtAATAATACATCTTCCgctactactgctgctaATGCTTCCACTACATCCACGGTAGTTAAAGAGGAAAGCATACCGTACGAACCTTTGGTTCTTGAAGATCTTGATGCGGACAAGTACAAGAGCATAATATCCAACTCGCCTTTATCTAAAACCGAattaaatttgttttccgATATGAAGCTAGTTCGTGTGCCTCCGGGAATCCAAGATTTGGCCATTTCATTTGCATCGAAGCGAAATAATGATGAATTCAAGATCCTAGTTGACTCCAACGATTTCAATCAGTATACTACTCCAATCTACAAACCTTACTTGCCTAATATAGTTCAACCAAAGTATTATTCACAATTCACCAATTTCAGCTTCAAGCATCCAATGCAATTAAGCAAATTTCAATCCAGTTGGAACAGGGTCAGGGCGTTCTACGGTTTTGAAAGTCTAGTGAAGGAAATACAGACTTTGACTTTGCAAGATAGCCCTGAGAGCAATTCCTTGGTCTCAGAAATGACATTTGTGCTATTTTATGGTTTTTATTATGGTTTAACACCAGCAGAAAATTTGATCGCAGAACATTGCTTATTTGAACTAGGCTGGAAGCCATACAAAGCACAGTTAGATGCATCAAGCACCAAGAGTAACTCAATTTCCAGATCAGCCTCACCCGATGGTCTGCTCAAAGATAGTCTGCAATCTAatcaatatttttattgGTTCAAGAGGCTAAAACTCATCTCTCCCGGTGATCAACAAttgcaacagcagcaacaaaagcaacaatTTCCTTTGGATACAAATAGAACTTTTCACACCGGATTTGAAATCGGAGATTACCAGGTTTTTGATTTGAGCTTTTGGGAACTTTTTGTCAAGTATGGGTATAAATTTGAATACAGTTCTTGTCAAATGGAACCCTCGCAAAAGCTTTTCTAA